The following coding sequences lie in one Apium graveolens cultivar Ventura chromosome 3, ASM990537v1, whole genome shotgun sequence genomic window:
- the LOC141713523 gene encoding uncharacterized protein LOC141713523 — protein MVNQLRDEAKKQKESSREDLQDTINELKAEKNEVRDEKQKLKAEKEKLEQQGLHTQPGFLPSPGPDQFFGGETVPFILEFPCGNSHPLLQLTQHRINYSILQLPKFSNPPVNLKLPKRRLVFPFVFG, from the exons ATGGTAAATCAGTTGAGGGATGAAGCTAAGAAACAGAAGGAGTCGTCGCGTGAAGATCTACAGGATACGATAAATGAACTGAAG GCTGAGAAGAATGAAGTTAGAGACGAGAAGCAGAAACTGAAGGCAGAAAAAGAAAAACTTGAACAGCAAGGCTTGCACACTCAGCCAGGCTTCTTACCTTCTCCAGGCCCTGACCAATTTTTTGGAGGCGAGACGGTTCCGTTTATCCTGGAGTTCCCATGTGGCAATTCACACCCCCTGCTGCAGTTGACACAACACAGGATCAACTACTCCATTCTCCAGTTGCCTAAGTTTTCAAACCCTCCTGTGAACCTGAAATTACCCAAGAGACGACTTGTTTTTCCTTTTGTTTTTGGTTAA
- the LOC141713521 gene encoding uncharacterized protein LOC141713521, which translates to MSFSFLLFNILLVFVFGTSTTLVSSVSSNVTDQQALLSFKDSITDDKLGALNSWNTSTHFCHWTGVTCTQRRQRVTELHLSSLNLVGTLSPHIGNLSFLKNISLNQNSFHGLIPHEIGRLFRLQYLSLMSNSFQGGFPASLHHCIDIRYINLYDNHLEGELPTDFSSWSKLDKLALGDNHFTGSIPPSIGNISSLRYLYLYGNNLRGSIPDEIGRLFRLQYLYLDTNAFQGVFPVNLSHCVDIREIGMGSNILEGELPTDFSSWSKLEKFDLTSNHFTGSIPSSIGNISSLRLLYLGDNNLVGRVPFDISHLAKLEILVLAENRLSGTVPLQLYNNSFLYALGLSLNELEGTLPTDLGFTLPKLQEFDVGANRFSGPLPASLVNASNLVILDILGNNITGPIPNNLGSLPQLQTLRLGQNPLGHNMQPDDLSFISSLVNCTNLKKLGLDESRLRGQFPNSILNLSITMEELYLYRNHIYGSIPREIGKLKNMRVLSLFDNLLKGTIPESIGELSKLGKLDLRYNNISGSLPTFFGNFTQLVGLYLGSNMLQGRIPTQLFKISTLEDLDLGNNKLSGVIPDQIGFCSHCLYLDLSQNLFSGPLPSNVGNLKQLVQLNLSYNKLTGDIPVALEGCLMLQELYMAGNHFQGKIPPSFKALKNLAYLDLSNNNISGSIPSFIDGFKMIFLNLSHNKLGGQVSKKGLFSNVSAFSIVGNSELCGGIAALHLPACHVKVSRKKKTTRSLRLILILVIVPLGLMSACLALIFYRRRYPKKLNDPIPVLKDNQYPKLSYQDLLLATNEFSPDNLIGEGRYGSVYKGVLKSVEHIVAVKILKVEVRGANKSFLAECETLRNIRHRNLIKIITACSSIDHKGNDFKALVFEFMTNGSLDSWLHPSPHHHHGDERNLTVLQRLNIAIDVALGVDYLHHHSHTNIIHCDIKPSNILLDEDFVARIGDFGLARFCFAATSDINQAQLSSTGVRGTIGYVPPEYGMYGEVSAEGDVYSYGILLLEMFSGKRPTESSVLMDSGKDLYDYVRNALPQRVMDIVDPRIVLDQEGLGLNVNQSYSRATEACLTSIFEVGILCSKKTPRKRIDISVAIKLLHVARDKLLRCKQQSGCE; encoded by the exons ATGAGTTTCAGCTTTCTCCTATTCAACATCCTCTTAGTGTTTGTATTCGGAACCTCAACAACATTAGTATCTTCAGTTTCAAGTAATGTCACTGATCAACAGGCTTTACTTTCTTTCAAGGATTCAATAACAGATGACAAACTGGGTGCACTAAACTCATGGAACACTTCCACCCACTTCTGTCATTGGACAGGCGTTACATGCACCCAAAGACGACAGAGGGTTACAGAACTTCACCTCTCCTCGCTAAACTTGGTGGGTACGTTGTCACCTCACATTGGAAATCTCTCCTTTCTCAAGAATATTTCGCTCAATCAAAACAGCTTTCATGGCCTAATCCCACATGAAATTGGCCGACTGTTTCGCCTACAATATCTTTCTCTGATGAGCAACTCTTTTCAAGGTGGATTTCCTGCCAGTTTGCATCATTGTATCGATATTAGATACATAAATTTGTACGATAACCATCTTGAAGGAGAATTACCTACTGATTTTTCTTCTTGGTCTAAGCTTGATAAGTTGGCTCTAGGAGACAATCATTTTACCGGATCAATCCCACCTTCAATAGGGAATATATCATCGCTTCGTTATCTTTATCTATACGGTAACAACCTAAGGGGGAGCATCCCAGATGAAATTGGTCGACTGTTTCGCCTACAATATCTTTATCTTGACACCAATGCTTTTCAgggtgtttttcctgtcaatctAAGTCATTGTGTAGATATTAGAGAAATCGGTATGGGTTCCAACATTCTTGAAGGGGAATTACCCACTGATTTTTCTTCTTGGTCTAAGCTTGAGAAATTTGATCTTACAAGCAATCATTTTACTGGATCAATTCCATCTTCAATAGGAAATATATCATCTCTCCGTCTTCTTTATCTAGGGGATAATAATCTAGTGGGGAGGGTGCCTTTTGATATTTCTCATCTTGCAAAACTGGAGATTCTTGTTTTGGCAGAAAACAGATTGTCCGGCACGGTTCCCCTACAACTTTACAACAATTCGTTCCTCTATGCTCTTGGTCTTTCCCTGAATGAGCTGGAAGGAACGCTTCCAACAGATTTGGGTTTCACCCTTCCTAAACTGCAAGAGTTCGACGTTGGCGCAAACAGATTTTCGGGTCCGCTTCCAGCATCATTAGTTAATGCATCCAATTTGGTTATACTTGATATCTTGGGAAACAATATTACTGGGCCTATTCCAAATAATTTGGGTAGCCTTCCGCAACTACAGACCCTGCGTCTTGGTCAGAATCCACTTGGACACAATATGCAGCCGGATGACTTGAGCTTTATCAGTTCTTTGGTTAATTGTACCAATCTAAAGAAATTGGGCTTAGATGAAAGCAGGTTAAGAGGGCAGTTCCCGAATTCAATTCTAAATCTCTCCATCACAATGGAGGAACTATATCTTTACAGAAATCACATTTATGGAAGCATACCTCGTGAAATCGGAAAACTTAAGAACATGAGAGTACTTTCATTGTTTGACAACTTACTAAAGGGGACCATTCCAGAATCAATTGGAGAGCTATCAAAATTAGGCAAACTAGATTTGAGATACAACAACATTTCAGGATCATTGCCAACTTTCTTTGGCAACTTTACTCAATTAGTTGGTCTCTATTTAGGGAGTAATATGCTCCAAGGACGCATACCTACTCAATTGTTTAAGATCTCAACCTTAGAAGATTTGGACCTTGGTAACAACAAGCTTAGCGGTGTAATACCTGATCAAATTGGGTTTTGTTCCCATTGTCTGTACCTTGATTTGTCCCAGAACCTATTCTCCGGCCCACTTCCATCCAACGTTGGTAACTTGAAACAACTGGTTCAACTTAATCTTTCTTATAACAAACTCACAGGAGATATCCCTGTTGCCCTGGAAGGATGTTTGATGTTGCAGGAGCTATATATGGCGGGGAACCATTTTCAAGGTAAAATTCCACCATCTTTCAAAGCTTTGAAAAATCTTGCATATTTAGATCTTTCGAACAATAATATCTCCGGGAGTATTCCAAGTTTTATTGATGGGTTTAAAATGATATTTCTCAACTTGTCGCACAATAAGCTTGGAGGACAAGTGTCAAAAAAAGGACTCTTTTCTAACGTTAGCGCTTTTTCGATCGTTGGAAATTCTGAGCTTTGTGGAGGTATTGCAGCATTGCATTTGCCTGCTTGTCATGTAAAAGTCTCCAGAAAGAAGAAAACAACACGTTCCCTTAGATTGATACTCATCCTAGTCATTGTGCCCCTCGGCCTCATGTCAGCATGTCTTGCTTTGATTTTCTATCGACGGAGATATCCCAAGAAGTTGAATGACCCCATTCCCGTACTAAAGGATAACCAATATCCCAAACTTTCATACCAAGACCTTTTACTCGCTACAAATGAGTTTTCTCCGGACAATTTAATTGGTGAAGGAAGATACGGTTCTGTTTACAAAGGAGTTCTCAAATCAGTTGAACATATAGTTGCTGTGAAGATACTGAAAGTTGAAGTACGGGGAGCCAACAAGAGTTTTTTGGCAGAGTGTGAAACATTAAGGAACATTCGTCATCGGAATCTTATCAAGATCATCACAGCATGCTCTAGCATTGATCACAAGGGAAATGACTTCAAGGCCTTGGTTTTTGAGTTCATGACAAATGGGAGTTTGGACAGCTGGTTGCATCCAagtcctcatcatcatcatgggGATGAAAGAAATTTAACTGTGCTCCAAAGACTAAATATTGCCATTGATGTTGCACTAGGAGTGGATTACCTACATCATCATAGTCATACAAATATCATTCATTGCGACATAAAGCCAAGTAATATTCTTCTTGATGAAGATTTTGTTGCTCGTATTGGTGATTTTGGTTTGGCGAGGTTCTGCTTTGCTGCTACAAGTGACATAAATCAAGCACAACTGAGTTCAACTGGTGTACGTGGTACAATTGGATATGTTCCTCCAG AATATGGAATGTATGGGGAGGTATCCGCAGAGGGGGATGTGTATAGTTATGGAATTCTTCTACTAGAAATGTTTTCAGGGAAGCGGCCTACAGAAAGCAGCGTATTAATGGATAGTGGTAAGGATCTTTATGACTATGTGAGGAATGCACTTCCGCAAAGAGTGATGGACATTGTTGATCCACGGATTGTACTAGACCAAGAAGGACTTGGTTTGAATGTAAATCAATCATACAGCAGAGCTACTGAGGCATGCCTGACATCAATATTTGAAGTGGGGATATTATGTTCCAAAAAAACTCCGCGAAAACGCATTGACATTAGTGTTGCTATAAAGTTGTTACATGTGGCAAGAGACAAACTTCTGCGGTGCAAGCAGCAATCTGGGTGTGAGTGA
- the LOC141715135 gene encoding putative LRR receptor-like serine/threonine-protein kinase At3g47570 has protein sequence MSWNIRHRNLIKILTACSSIDHKENDFKSLVFEFMANGSLDSWLHPRPHHHQGNERNSTILQRLNISIDVALGVNYLHHHSHANIVHYDIKPSNILLDEYFVSRIGNFGLARFFFAATSDINQEQLSSAGYGMYGKVFVEGYIYIYSYGILLLIEIFFGKRPTICSVLMDNGKDLHDYVKKALT, from the exons ATGTCGTGGAACATTCGTCATCGAAATCTTATCAAGATCCTCACGGCATGCTCTAGCATTGATCATAAGGAAAATGACTTTAAGTCATTAGTTTTTGAGTTCATGGCTAATGGGAGTTTGGACAGCTGGTTGCATCCACGACCTCATCATCATCAAGGGAATGAAAGAAATTCAACTATACTCCAAAGACTAAATATTTCCATTGATGTTGCATTAGGAGTGAATTACCTACATCATCATAGTCATGCCAATATCGTTCACTACGACATCAAGCCAAGTAATATTCTTCTTGATGAATATTTTGTTTCCCGTATTGGGAATTTTGGTCTGGCGAGGTTCTTTTTTGCTGCTACAAGTGACATCAATCAAGAACAATTGAGTTCAGCTG GGTATGGAATGTATGGGAAGGTATTTGTAgagggatatatatatatatatagttatggAATTCTTCTTCTAATAGAAATATTTTTCGGAAAGCGGCCTACAATTTGCAGCGTATTAATGGACAATGGCAAGGATCTTCACGACTATGTGAAGAAGGCACTTACGTAA